A genomic window from Leptolyngbya sp. BL0902 includes:
- a CDS encoding DUF1565 domain-containing protein, with protein MRSSISLHPALLSPALVAALAMVATPALAQTAAPGALQPRTTPSPSAHAYPLVHVNPQAGSDTSGDGSQLRPYQTITHALRLAPVNSIVLLAPGNYSEASGEQFPIQLRPGVTVQGSPNGALGQTVIRGSGIFASATAGMVQATLVGADGSGLGHVTVTNTSTAGYGLVIEAGRPTIRQNQFVGSGYGGVYVSGTSAPVLEGNQFSQNGVVGLVLSGQSAAEVRGNRFEQTGIGIRVAPGAQPQIINNTIVQNQEGLLLDGSANPILQDNVIAQNRRNGVVEFQTALKVETSAPEAVLPAVVAVPPALVHRADTGTTPAVALAPSGVAANPPMIQAPPVAAALTVPPVAQSPVIQTPPVDAALTVPPVAQSPGIQAADTPATVAPGAEAPSSGVVPPGAVAQPDPVPTQPLPDALPLRPSSPALALSSAVSSVTPAAPPATAAAEPLATETTATETIATETTAIDLPVPAVPVIPEPATLARAEADLPSMPIAVSPMPGGRAVTPAAEPAVVQPSTPSPTPHETVLAARETLRRWRLYQESVARSAADANSADAVSTVEDAPTAEAAAIPIAVIPPPVDTVARANEAPSRLAEPAAATTPFRPPVPAQGNPASVDALPRNPDLLPVPDRRIPQGSGGSTLPTLAPPSTTLALNGAPPAPPSHRGLLGLVYTVVVPAADVTTQAQVRAMVADAFRIHLNGQTMMQVGAYADEATATAKANELLAQGLDARVEYRP; from the coding sequence ATGCGCTCCTCCATATCCCTGCATCCTGCTCTGCTTAGCCCAGCCCTTGTAGCAGCCCTGGCGATGGTGGCAACTCCGGCCCTAGCCCAAACCGCTGCGCCTGGGGCGCTGCAACCCAGAACCACGCCATCGCCTTCGGCCCATGCCTACCCCTTGGTGCATGTCAACCCCCAGGCAGGCAGCGACACCAGCGGCGACGGTAGCCAGCTTCGTCCCTACCAAACCATCACCCATGCCCTGCGGCTGGCCCCGGTCAATTCCATCGTGCTGCTGGCTCCGGGAAACTACAGCGAGGCCAGTGGGGAGCAGTTCCCCATCCAGTTGCGCCCAGGGGTAACGGTACAGGGCTCGCCCAACGGTGCATTGGGCCAAACGGTGATTCGCGGCAGCGGCATTTTTGCCAGCGCCACGGCGGGCATGGTGCAGGCCACCCTGGTTGGAGCCGATGGATCGGGCCTCGGCCATGTGACGGTGACGAACACCAGCACGGCGGGCTATGGCCTGGTGATTGAGGCCGGACGCCCCACCATTCGCCAAAACCAGTTTGTGGGCAGCGGCTATGGCGGGGTGTATGTGTCGGGAACCAGCGCTCCGGTGCTGGAGGGCAACCAGTTTAGCCAGAATGGCGTGGTGGGATTGGTGCTCTCCGGGCAGTCAGCCGCCGAGGTGCGGGGCAATCGCTTTGAGCAAACCGGGATCGGCATTCGAGTGGCTCCCGGTGCCCAGCCGCAGATTATCAACAACACCATCGTCCAAAACCAGGAGGGCTTGCTGCTTGACGGTAGCGCCAACCCGATTCTTCAGGACAATGTGATTGCCCAGAATCGCCGCAATGGCGTCGTGGAATTTCAAACCGCCCTCAAGGTCGAAACCTCGGCCCCAGAGGCCGTGCTGCCTGCCGTTGTTGCCGTGCCGCCCGCGCTTGTTCACCGGGCTGATACCGGGACAACTCCAGCGGTGGCCCTGGCTCCCTCCGGAGTAGCGGCCAATCCTCCGATGATTCAGGCTCCCCCGGTAGCAGCGGCGTTGACGGTTCCCCCGGTGGCCCAATCCCCTGTAATCCAGACTCCTCCGGTGGATGCGGCGTTGACGGTTCCCCCGGTGGCCCAATCCCCTGGGATTCAGGCGGCGGATACTCCGGCGACGGTGGCTCCTGGGGCCGAGGCTCCCAGTTCTGGAGTAGTTCCCCCAGGGGCGGTGGCTCAGCCCGACCCAGTTCCCACGCAGCCCCTGCCCGATGCCCTGCCGCTGAGGCCATCATCCCCGGCCTTAGCCCTGTCTTCAGCGGTGTCCTCGGTCACACCAGCCGCCCCCCCAGCTACCGCCGCCGCCGAGCCCCTGGCCACGGAAACCACGGCCACAGAAACCATCGCCACAGAAACCACAGCCATTGACCTGCCTGTACCAGCGGTGCCTGTCATCCCAGAACCCGCGACCCTGGCCCGTGCGGAGGCCGATCTGCCGTCGATGCCCATTGCCGTCAGCCCGATGCCTGGAGGGAGAGCCGTCACACCAGCGGCAGAACCAGCGGTGGTGCAGCCTTCTACGCCGTCTCCTACCCCCCACGAGACCGTCTTGGCGGCGCGGGAAACGCTCCGGCGCTGGCGACTGTACCAGGAGTCCGTCGCTCGATCTGCCGCCGATGCCAATTCTGCCGATGCCGTTTCAACGGTGGAGGACGCCCCTACCGCCGAGGCGGCAGCGATTCCCATCGCCGTGATTCCGCCCCCGGTTGATACCGTGGCTAGGGCCAATGAGGCTCCCTCCCGTTTGGCCGAGCCCGCCGCCGCAACTACGCCTTTCCGGCCCCCGGTTCCGGCCCAAGGCAACCCCGCCAGCGTCGATGCTCTGCCCCGCAACCCGGATCTCCTACCCGTGCCCGACCGTAGGATTCCCCAAGGGAGCGGTGGATCGACGCTGCCAACCCTTGCCCCGCCGTCTACCACCCTCGCCCTCAACGGTGCGCCCCCGGCCCCGCCTTCCCATCGTGGATTGTTGGGGTTGGTCTACACCGTGGTAGTCCCTGCGGCTGATGTCACGACCCAGGCCCAGGTGCGAGCCATGGTCGCCGATGCCTTTCGGATTCACCTCAACGGGCAGACCATGATGCAGGTGGGAGCCTACGCCGACGAAGCTACCGCCACCGCCAAGGCCAATGAACTCTTGGCCCAGGGCCTAGATGCCCGCGTAGAGTACCGTCCCTAG
- the xth gene encoding exodeoxyribonuclease III gives MKVATWNVNSIRSRLDHAVQWLETNPVEVLCLQETKVVDADFPAAAFEALGYHPYIYGQKSYNGVALISRQPLENVQRGFAAVLGEDRVGDLDDQKRVIAGQWGDVYVVNLYVPNGSSIGSEKYEYKLRWLACLKEYLAALLKDYPNLNVCGDFNIALEDKDIYNPEGKDKHIMASPVERDALRDVLSVGLSDAFRKFTDEGGHFSWWDYRAASFRRNLGWRIDHHYLSAPLYDRATACTIDLEPRRLEKPSDHTPVVVEY, from the coding sequence ATGAAAGTTGCCACTTGGAACGTCAATTCCATTCGCTCCCGCCTCGACCATGCCGTGCAGTGGCTCGAAACGAACCCGGTGGAGGTGCTGTGCCTGCAAGAAACCAAGGTGGTGGATGCCGACTTTCCGGCAGCAGCCTTTGAGGCCCTGGGCTACCACCCCTACATCTACGGCCAAAAGTCCTATAACGGCGTGGCGCTGATCAGCCGTCAGCCGCTAGAAAACGTGCAGCGGGGCTTTGCCGCCGTGCTGGGGGAAGACCGGGTGGGGGATTTGGACGACCAAAAGCGGGTGATTGCCGGACAGTGGGGCGACGTCTACGTGGTGAACCTCTACGTGCCCAACGGCAGCTCCATCGGCAGCGAAAAGTATGAGTACAAACTTCGGTGGCTGGCTTGCCTGAAGGAATACCTGGCGGCCCTGCTGAAGGACTACCCCAACTTGAACGTCTGCGGCGATTTCAATATTGCCCTAGAGGACAAAGACATCTACAACCCAGAGGGCAAGGACAAGCACATCATGGCCTCCCCGGTGGAGCGGGACGCCCTGCGGGATGTGCTGTCGGTGGGGCTCTCCGATGCCTTTCGCAAGTTTACCGACGAGGGCGGACACTTTAGCTGGTGGGACTACCGCGCCGCGTCCTTCCGTCGCAATCTGGGCTGGCGTATCGACCACCACTATCTCTCGGCCCCGTTGTATGACCGGGCCACCGCCTGCACCATCGACCTCGAACCCCGCCGCCTCGAAAAGCCCAGCGACCATACTCCGGTGGTTGTGGAATATTGA
- the secD gene encoding protein translocase subunit SecD has product MAKYQAWLALILALTIGAVTLIANSLLSENPLFPTSLGLDLRGGSQLTIQVQPTAAIPTITDREMEAVQSVVEGRVNGLGVSEAVVQQLGNDQLLVQLPGINDPQQAERVLGGTAQLEFRAQKAGTEQQLLVENEILQEHLADLAQVQANLPPTGAIDDATQAEIDAIQADITISEAAILDLFEPSELKGDKLTDALARPGNGTQWEVVIEFNNEGANDFAELTKSVAGTGRGLGIFLDNRLLSAPRVDVQYAELGITGGNAVISGNFDAVSARDLEIQLRGGALPLPVEVVENRTVGPTLGRDSIQRSLYAALVGLALVLVYMAVYYRLPGILADIALVVYALLTWAAFVMLGVTLTLPGIAGFILSIGMAVDANVLIFERTREELRAGKTLYRSVESGFYRAFSSIIDSNVTTVISCLALFFFGAGLVKGFALTLGLGVLVSMFTAFTCTRTLLFVVLGMPQFRKPEWFYPGISRLTAPRSATP; this is encoded by the coding sequence ATGGCAAAGTATCAAGCTTGGTTGGCACTGATTCTGGCCCTGACTATTGGGGCCGTGACGCTGATCGCCAATTCGCTGCTGTCGGAAAATCCGCTGTTTCCCACCTCCCTGGGGTTGGATTTGCGTGGTGGCTCTCAACTGACGATTCAGGTGCAGCCCACCGCCGCCATTCCCACCATCACCGACCGGGAAATGGAAGCGGTGCAGAGCGTGGTGGAAGGCCGGGTCAACGGCTTGGGGGTGTCTGAAGCTGTTGTGCAGCAGTTGGGGAATGACCAGCTTTTGGTGCAGTTGCCGGGGATTAACGACCCTCAGCAGGCGGAACGGGTACTGGGCGGCACGGCCCAGCTCGAATTCCGGGCGCAAAAGGCGGGCACCGAGCAGCAGCTTTTGGTGGAAAACGAGATTCTCCAGGAACACCTCGCTGACCTGGCTCAAGTTCAGGCGAACTTGCCCCCCACCGGAGCCATTGATGACGCCACCCAGGCCGAAATCGACGCCATCCAGGCCGATATCACCATCAGCGAAGCCGCCATTCTCGACCTATTTGAACCCAGCGAGTTGAAGGGCGACAAGCTTACCGATGCCCTGGCCCGTCCCGGCAATGGCACCCAGTGGGAGGTGGTGATTGAGTTCAATAACGAAGGGGCCAACGACTTTGCCGAACTGACCAAATCCGTGGCGGGCACAGGCCGAGGGCTGGGGATTTTCCTCGATAACCGCCTGCTCAGCGCCCCACGGGTGGATGTGCAGTATGCCGAACTGGGGATTACGGGCGGGAACGCGGTGATCTCTGGCAACTTTGATGCGGTGTCGGCCCGCGATTTGGAAATTCAGCTACGTGGCGGTGCCCTGCCCCTGCCTGTGGAGGTGGTGGAAAACCGCACCGTTGGCCCCACCCTGGGCCGCGACAGCATCCAGCGCAGCCTCTATGCCGCCCTCGTCGGTCTGGCCCTGGTGCTGGTCTACATGGCCGTGTACTATCGCCTGCCGGGAATTTTGGCCGACATCGCCCTAGTGGTCTACGCCCTGCTCACCTGGGCCGCCTTTGTGATGCTGGGCGTCACCCTCACCCTGCCGGGGATTGCCGGATTCATTCTCAGCATCGGTATGGCGGTGGATGCCAACGTGCTGATTTTTGAGCGCACCCGTGAGGAATTGCGGGCGGGCAAAACCCTGTATCGCTCGGTGGAATCAGGCTTTTACCGCGCCTTTTCCAGCATTATCGACAGCAACGTCACCACGGTGATTTCCTGCTTGGCGCTGTTCTTCTTTGGGGCAGGCCTCGTCAAGGGCTTTGCCCTCACCCTGGGCTTGGGGGTGTTGGTGAGTATGTTCACGGCCTTTACCTGCACCCGCACCCTGCTGTTTGTGGTGTTGGGAATGCCCCAGTTCCGCAAACCCGAATGGTTTTACCCCGGCATTAGCCGCCTGACTGCCCCCCGGAGCGCAACCCCATGA
- the secF gene encoding protein translocase subunit SecF produces the protein MNLHINQKRSLWWSLSGLVIGLGIVAMAISWQQFGAPLRPGLDFVGGTRLQLTHVCTLTESCTEEISLDEVRQVLADQGLESSSLQLLGQDRQTLSIRTRNLDVDERSTLQANLEETVGPFDINSTQIDTVGPVIGQQLLASGLLALLVSFAGIVAYLSLRFKLDYAVFAIVALAHDVLITMGVFAALGLVLEVEIDSLFIVALLTVVGFSVNDTVVIYDRIRENLKLHPERHIRDVVDESVNQTLARSVNTTLTTTLPLLAIVLFGGQTLKFFALAMIVGFLSGVYSSIFVASTLLTLWRERSGQIYGSGEDAPDDATTDPDAPTPAEQV, from the coding sequence ATGAACCTACACATCAACCAAAAACGAAGCCTGTGGTGGAGCCTGTCGGGCTTGGTGATTGGCCTGGGCATTGTGGCCATGGCCATCTCCTGGCAGCAGTTTGGTGCGCCCCTGCGGCCCGGTCTGGACTTCGTCGGCGGCACCCGGCTCCAGCTCACCCACGTCTGCACCCTGACGGAAAGCTGCACCGAGGAGATTTCCCTCGACGAGGTACGCCAGGTGTTGGCGGATCAGGGGCTAGAATCCAGCAGCCTGCAACTGTTGGGCCAGGATCGCCAAACCCTTTCCATCCGCACCCGCAACCTGGACGTGGACGAACGTTCCACCCTGCAAGCCAACCTGGAAGAAACCGTCGGCCCCTTCGACATCAACTCCACCCAAATCGACACCGTTGGCCCCGTGATTGGGCAACAGCTCTTGGCCTCTGGGTTGCTGGCGTTGCTGGTGTCCTTTGCGGGCATCGTCGCCTACCTCAGCCTGCGCTTTAAGCTGGACTACGCCGTTTTTGCCATCGTTGCCCTCGCCCACGACGTACTGATCACGATGGGCGTGTTTGCGGCCCTGGGGTTGGTGCTAGAGGTAGAAATCGACAGCCTCTTCATCGTGGCGCTGCTCACCGTCGTCGGGTTCTCGGTGAACGATACGGTGGTGATCTACGACCGCATCCGCGAAAACCTAAAGCTGCACCCCGAACGGCACATCCGCGACGTGGTAGACGAATCGGTCAACCAAACCCTGGCCCGCTCCGTCAACACCACCCTCACCACCACCCTACCCCTGCTGGCCATCGTCCTGTTTGGGGGCCAAACCCTGAAATTCTTTGCTCTAGCGATGATTGTGGGCTTCCTGTCTGGGGTGTATTCCAGTATCTTTGTGGCTAGCACCCTGCTTACCCTCTGGCGCGAACGCAGCGGCCAAATCTACGGCAGCGGTGAAGATGCCCCCGATGACGCCACCACCGACCCCGATGCGCCCACCCCCGCAGAGCAGGTTTAA
- a CDS encoding alpha-amylase translates to MASVFRDLKETLGDVSATLGEDVLEAWRDLLREWLEVNETNLRTRQGGFNGTMMQYFHWYTAADGDHWNRLRAEAPALAAAGISALWLPPACKGFSGPNDVGYSIYDLFDLGEFPQQGTVRTKYGTKDEYVAAVKTCRDLGINIYADVVFNHKMAADFEETFKATPMDPQDRHRPLGDLRPITAWTGFKFPGRGGTYSAMTWSWKHFDAVDHNSADPDYRAVWLIEGKQFEDKVSWELGNFDYLMGCDLDIDDPEVRAELKRWGEWIIDTVGVDGFRLDAIKHICGDFFVDWIDHLETYAQRDLFCVGEYWTYDLDTLRWYAVNSGGHLSLFDAPLHHNFHKASQSGDRYDMRTIFNNTVVREMPLLAVTLVENHDTQPLQALESVVEAWFKPLAYALILLRAEGYPCIFYPDYYGAHYQDKGRDGNLYDIHLESHRAILDRLLQARQHFAHGPQYDYFNDPNRIGWTRLGTDVNPRAMAVLLSNGSGGREWMEVGRPNTTFYDLTGHIPDTLTTNDDGWAEFRCNGGSVSVWVEDHPILKAFR, encoded by the coding sequence ATGGCCAGCGTCTTTCGAGACCTAAAGGAGACCCTGGGCGACGTGAGCGCCACCCTGGGGGAGGACGTGCTAGAGGCGTGGCGGGATCTCCTGCGGGAGTGGTTGGAGGTCAACGAGACGAACCTGCGCACCCGGCAGGGGGGCTTCAACGGCACCATGATGCAGTATTTCCATTGGTATACCGCCGCCGATGGGGATCACTGGAATCGACTGCGGGCGGAGGCTCCAGCCCTAGCGGCGGCGGGGATTTCGGCGCTGTGGTTGCCCCCGGCCTGCAAGGGCTTTAGCGGCCCCAATGACGTGGGCTACAGCATCTACGACCTGTTTGACCTGGGCGAATTTCCCCAGCAGGGCACCGTTCGCACCAAGTATGGCACCAAAGACGAGTATGTGGCCGCTGTCAAAACCTGCCGCGACCTAGGCATCAATATCTACGCCGATGTGGTGTTTAACCACAAAATGGCGGCGGATTTTGAAGAAACCTTCAAGGCCACGCCGATGGATCCCCAAGACCGCCATCGGCCCCTGGGCGATCTGCGACCCATCACGGCCTGGACAGGGTTTAAGTTTCCGGGGCGGGGCGGCACCTATTCTGCCATGACCTGGAGTTGGAAACACTTCGATGCCGTTGACCACAACAGCGCAGATCCCGACTATCGGGCGGTGTGGCTGATTGAGGGCAAGCAATTTGAGGATAAGGTGAGTTGGGAACTAGGCAACTTTGACTACCTGATGGGCTGCGATCTCGACATCGACGACCCTGAGGTACGGGCCGAACTGAAGCGCTGGGGCGAGTGGATCATCGACACGGTGGGCGTGGATGGCTTTCGGCTGGATGCCATCAAACACATCTGCGGCGACTTTTTTGTGGACTGGATCGACCACCTCGAAACCTATGCCCAGCGAGACCTATTTTGCGTCGGAGAATACTGGACCTACGACCTCGACACCCTGCGGTGGTATGCGGTGAACTCAGGGGGCCATCTCAGCCTGTTTGATGCGCCCCTGCACCACAACTTCCACAAAGCCAGCCAGTCCGGCGACCGCTACGATATGCGCACCATCTTTAACAATACTGTGGTCAGAGAAATGCCCCTGCTGGCCGTCACCCTAGTAGAAAACCACGATACCCAACCCCTACAAGCTCTGGAATCGGTGGTAGAAGCCTGGTTCAAGCCCCTGGCCTATGCCCTCATTTTGCTGCGGGCCGAAGGCTATCCCTGCATTTTCTACCCCGACTACTACGGTGCCCACTACCAAGACAAAGGCCGCGACGGCAACCTCTACGACATTCATTTGGAGAGCCATCGCGCCATCCTCGACCGCCTGCTCCAAGCCCGCCAGCATTTTGCCCACGGCCCCCAATACGATTACTTCAATGACCCCAACCGCATTGGCTGGACGCGGCTAGGTACCGACGTTAACCCCCGCGCTATGGCGGTGCTGCTCAGCAATGGCTCCGGCGGTCGCGAATGGATGGAGGTGGGGCGACCCAACACCACCTTCTACGACCTAACGGGCCACATCCCCGACACCCTGACCACCAACGACGACGGCTGGGCCGAGTTTCGCTGCAACGGCGGATCTGTCTCCGTGTGGGTAGAAGATCACCCCATCCTGAAAGCGTTTCGGTAG
- a CDS encoding alpha-ketoacid dehydrogenase subunit beta translates to MAETLLFNALREAIDEEMGRDETVFVLGEDVGQYGGSYKVTKDLYDKYGEFRVLDTPIAENSFTGMAVGAAMTGLRPIIEGMNMGFLLLAFNQIANNAGMLRYTSGGNFKIPMVIRGPGGVGRQLGAEHSQRLEAYFQAVPGLKIVACSTPYNAKGLLKSAIRDDNPVLFFEHVLLYNLKEDLPNHEYLVPLDKAEIVRPGKDVTILTYSRMRHHVTQAVKGLVAKGFDPEVIDLISLKPLDFETIGASIKKTHRVIVVEECMRTGGIGAEIIASINDRFFDELDAPVLRLSSQDIPTPYNGKLESLTIVQPKQIEAAVENMLALKV, encoded by the coding sequence ATGGCAGAAACTCTCCTATTTAACGCCCTGCGCGAGGCCATTGACGAAGAGATGGGCCGCGACGAAACCGTTTTTGTGCTGGGCGAAGATGTCGGCCAATACGGCGGTTCCTACAAGGTCACGAAAGACCTCTACGACAAGTACGGCGAATTTCGCGTGCTGGATACCCCCATCGCCGAAAACAGCTTTACCGGGATGGCCGTGGGTGCCGCGATGACCGGGTTGCGGCCCATCATCGAAGGCATGAACATGGGCTTTTTGCTGTTGGCCTTCAACCAAATCGCCAACAATGCCGGGATGCTGCGCTACACCTCCGGTGGCAACTTCAAAATTCCCATGGTGATCCGTGGCCCCGGTGGCGTCGGTCGGCAGTTGGGGGCCGAGCACTCCCAGCGGCTCGAAGCCTACTTCCAAGCCGTGCCCGGTCTAAAAATCGTGGCCTGCTCCACCCCCTACAACGCCAAGGGGCTGCTGAAATCCGCCATCCGCGACGACAACCCCGTTCTCTTCTTCGAGCACGTCCTCCTCTACAACCTCAAGGAAGACCTGCCCAACCACGAATACCTGGTGCCCCTGGATAAGGCGGAAATCGTCCGTCCCGGCAAAGACGTCACCATCCTCACCTATTCCCGGATGCGCCACCACGTCACCCAGGCGGTGAAGGGTTTGGTGGCCAAGGGCTTTGACCCAGAGGTCATCGACCTGATTTCCCTCAAGCCCCTGGACTTTGAGACCATCGGCGCTTCCATCAAGAAAACCCACCGGGTGATCGTGGTTGAAGAATGTATGCGGACGGGCGGCATTGGCGCAGAAATCATCGCCTCCATCAACGACCGCTTCTTTGATGAACTGGATGCCCCGGTGCTGCGGCTGTCGTCCCAAGACATCCCCACCCCCTACAACGGCAAGCTGGAAAGCCTGACTATCGTGCAGCCCAAGCAAATCGAGGCCGCCGTTGAAAATATGCTGGCGCTGAAGGTCTAG
- the pdhA gene encoding pyruvate dehydrogenase (acetyl-transferring) E1 component subunit alpha, whose product MVQERTLPQFQAPAASISSEEGLRLYEDMILGRFFEDKCAEMYYRGKMFGFVHLYNGQEAVSSGVIKSMRPDDYVCSTYRDHVHALSAGVPAKNVMAELFGKETGCSRGRGGSMHLFSGEHNLLGGFAFIGEGIPVALGAAFQTHYRRVALGDASADQVTACFFGDGTTNNGQFFECLNMAALWKLPILFVVENNKWAIGMAHERATSQPEIYKKASVFGMPGYEVDGMDVMAVRSIAQEAVARARAGEGPTLIECLTYRFRGHSLADPDELRSKAEKEEWLARDPIKRFEAYLLEQNLADEATLKGVRDRIQTTIDDALTFAEESPEPSPDDLYKYIFADS is encoded by the coding sequence ATGGTTCAAGAACGGACATTACCCCAGTTTCAGGCTCCAGCGGCTTCCATTTCCAGCGAGGAAGGGCTGAGGCTTTACGAAGACATGATTTTGGGTCGCTTCTTTGAAGACAAGTGCGCCGAAATGTACTATCGGGGCAAAATGTTTGGGTTTGTGCACCTCTACAACGGCCAGGAAGCGGTGTCTAGCGGGGTGATCAAGTCCATGCGCCCCGACGATTACGTATGCAGCACCTACCGCGACCACGTCCACGCCCTCAGTGCTGGGGTGCCCGCCAAAAACGTGATGGCCGAGTTGTTCGGCAAGGAAACGGGCTGTAGCCGGGGCCGAGGCGGTTCCATGCACCTGTTTTCGGGCGAACATAACTTATTAGGAGGCTTTGCCTTCATCGGGGAAGGGATTCCCGTGGCCCTGGGGGCGGCGTTCCAAACCCACTATCGCCGGGTGGCCCTGGGGGATGCCAGTGCCGACCAGGTGACGGCCTGCTTCTTTGGCGACGGCACCACCAACAACGGCCAATTTTTTGAATGTTTGAACATGGCGGCGCTGTGGAAGCTGCCGATCCTGTTTGTGGTGGAAAACAACAAGTGGGCGATTGGCATGGCCCACGAACGCGCCACCTCCCAGCCGGAAATCTACAAAAAGGCCTCGGTGTTTGGGATGCCGGGATATGAGGTAGACGGCATGGACGTGATGGCCGTGCGCTCCATCGCCCAGGAAGCCGTGGCCCGCGCCCGCGCCGGAGAAGGCCCGACGCTGATCGAATGCCTCACCTACCGCTTCCGGGGCCACTCCCTGGCCGACCCCGACGAACTGCGCTCTAAGGCCGAAAAAGAAGAATGGCTGGCCCGTGACCCGATCAAGCGGTTTGAAGCTTACCTGCTAGAGCAAAACCTGGCCGACGAAGCCACCCTCAAGGGCGTGCGGGATCGCATCCAAACCACCATCGACGATGCCCTCACCTTCGCCGAAGAAAGCCCCGAACCCAGCCCCGACGACCTCTATAAGTACATCTTCGCCGACAGCTAA